One window of Globicephala melas chromosome 5, mGloMel1.2, whole genome shotgun sequence genomic DNA carries:
- the LETM1 gene encoding mitochondrial proton/calcium exchanger protein isoform X1, which translates to MASILLRSCRGRGPARLPPPRAAAPRGRAGDRACLRCASTAGLTSCMKLLFGGCSPIHPVYLSLRGDPLGCWTLRPKHTCVVVAGPRLLPVRCWHSSPPLGDDSVVEKSLRSLKDKSKKLEEGGPVYSPPAEAAVRKPLGQRVLDELKHYYHGFRLLWIDTKIAARMLWRILHGHSLTRRERRQFLRICADLFRLVPFLVFVVVPFMEFLLPVAVKLFPNMLPSTFETQSIKEERLKKELRVKLELAKFLQDTIEEMALKNKAAKGDATKDFAMFFQKIRETGERPSNEEIMRFSKLFEDELTLDNLTRLQLVALCKLLELQSMGTNNFLRFQLTMRLRSIKADDKLIAEEGVDSLNVKELQAACRARGMRALGVTEDRLRGQLKQWLELHLHQEIPTSLLILSRAMYLPDTLSPADQLKSTLQTLPEIVAKEAQVKVAEVEGEQVDNKAKLEATLQEEAAIQQEHREKELQRRSQAAKEVEPEVVAEGAPGRLVVEPQPEVPDVTLPSEALTDSAPVLKGLKEEEITQEEIDILSDACSKLKGQKKSLTKEKEELELLKEDVQDYSEDLQEIKKELSKTGKEIYVEESKASKRLTKRVQQMIGQIDNLLTQLEADQKAGKLGVAAEGSPAGETVISVAELISAMKQIKHIPENKLISLASALDENKDGKVNIDDLVKVIELVDKEDIHISTSQVAEIVATLGKEEKVEEREKAKEKAEKEAAEVKS; encoded by the exons ATGGCGTCCATTTTACTGAGGAGTTGCCGCGGCCGGGGGCCCGCCCGCCTCCCGCCGCCCCGCGCCGCCGCTCCGAGGG GTCGTGCGGGGGATCGTGCCTGCCTCAGGTGTGCCAGCACCGCGGGGTTGACGAGCTGCAT GAAACTTCTTTTTGGCGGCTGCAGTCCCATCCACCCCGTGTACCTTTCCTTGCGAGGCGATCCCCTCGGCTGCTGGACTCTGAGGCCCAAGCACACGTGCGTGGTGGTCGCAGGGCCGAGGCTCCTTCCTGTGCGCTGCTGGCACTCGTCGCCCCCGCTGGGCGATGACTCTGTGGTGGAGAAGTCCCTCCGGTCCCTAAAGGACAAGAGCAAGAAGCTGGAAGAAGGAGGCCCCGTGTACAGCCCCCCCGCAGAGGCGGCCGTGAGAAAGCCCCTGGGGCAGCGGGTCCTGGATGAGCTGAAGCACTACTACCACGGCTTCCGCCTGCTCTGGATCGACACCAAGATCGCCGCGCGCATGCTCTGGCGCATCCTCCACGGCCACAGCCTGACCCGCCGAGAGCGCAGGCAG TTCCTCCGGATCTGTGCCGACCTCTTCCGCCTGGTGCCCTTCCTGGTCTTCGTGGTGGTGCCCTTCATGGAGTTCCTGCTTCCTGTTGCCGTAAAGCTCTTCCCCAACATGTTACCGTCCACGTTCGAGACCCAGTCCATCAAG GAAGAGAGGCTGAAGAAGGAGCTGCGGGTCAAGTTGGAGCTGGCCAAGTTTCTGCAGGACACCATCGAGGAGATGGCCCTGAAGAACAAGGCAGCCAAGGGGGACGCCACCAAAGACTTCGCCATGTTTTTCCAGAAG ATCCGAGAGACGGGTGAGAGACCCAGCAACGAGGAAATCATGCGGTTTTCCAAACTGTTTGAGGACGAGCTGACCCTGGACAACCTCACGCGCCTACAGCTGGTGGCGCTGTGCAAGCTGCTGGAGCTGCAGTCCATGGGCACCAACAACTTCCTGCGCTTCCAGCTCACCATGAGGCTGCGCTCCATCAAGGCCGACGACAAG CTGATCGCTGAGGAGGGTGTGGACAGCCTCAACGTCAAGGAGCTACAGGCGGCGTGTCGGGCGCGAGGCATGCGGGCCCTGGGCGTCACGGAAGACCGTCTGCGGGGCCAGCTGAAGCAG TGGCTGGAGCTGCACCTGCACCAGGAGATCCCGACGTCGCTGCTCATCCTGTCCCGGGCCATGTACCTTCCTGACACCCTCTCTCCCGCCGACCAGCTCAAGTCCACCCTGCAGACCCTTCCGGAGATTGTG GCAAAGGAGGCCCAGGTGAAGGTGGCCGAGGTGGAGGGCGAGCAGGTGGACAACAAGGCGAAGCTGGAGGCCACGCTGCAGGAGGAGGCGGCCATCCAGCAGGAGCATCGCGAGAAAGAGCTGCAGAGGCGGTCCCAGGCGGCG AAGGAAGTGGAGCCTGAAGTGGTGGCAGAAGGTGCCCCTGGGAGGCTGGTGGTCGAGCCGCAGCCGGAAGTGCCTGATGTGACCCTGCCGTCCGAGGCCCTGACGGACAGCGCGCCCGTCCTAAAGGGCTTGAAG gaagaggaaataactcAGGAGGAAATTGACATACTCAGTGACGCCTGCTCGAAACTGAAGGGTCAGAAGAAATCTCTGACGAAAGAGAAGGAGGAGCTGGAGCTGCTGAAGGAGGACGTCCAGGACTACAGCGAG GACTTGCAGGAGATCAAGAAGGAACTTTCAAAGACTGGCAAAGAAATCTACGTGGAAGAGTCTAAAGCCAGCAAGAGGCTGACGAAGCGGGTACAGCAGATGATCGGGCAGATCGACAACCTGCTCACGCAGCTGGAGGCCGATCAGAAGGCTGGCAAGCTGGGCGTGGCCGCCGAGGGCTCGCCTGCAGG GGAGACCGTCATCAGCGTTGCTGAGCTCATCAGTGCCATGAAGCAAATCAAGCACATTCCCGAAAACAAGCTCATCAGCTTGGCCTCGGCCCTGGACGAAAATAAGGACGGCAAGGTCAACATCGACGACCTCGTCAAG GTGATCGAGCTGGTGGACAAAGAAGACATCCACATCTCCACCAGCCAGGTGGCTGAGATTGTGGCCacgctggggaaggaggagaaggtggaggagagggagaaggccaAGGAGAAGGCCGAGAAGGAGGCCGCAGAGGTGAAGAGTTAG
- the LETM1 gene encoding mitochondrial proton/calcium exchanger protein isoform X2, translating into MASILLRSCRGRGPARLPPPRAAAPRGRAGDRACLRCASTAGLTSCMKLLFGGCSPIHPVYLSLRGDPLGCWTLRPKHTCVVVAGPRLLPVRCWHSSPPLGDDSVVEKSLRSLKDKSKKLEEGGPVYSPPAEAAVRKPLGQRVLDELKHYYHGFRLLWIDTKIAARMLWRILHGHSLTRRERRQFLRICADLFRLVPFLVFVVVPFMEFLLPVAVKLFPNMLPSTFETQSIKEERLKKELRVKLELAKFLQDTIEEMALKNKAAKGDATKDFAMFFQKIRETGERPSNEEIMRFSKLFEDELTLDNLTRLQLVALCKLLELQSMGTNNFLRFQLTMRLRSIKADDKLIAEEGVDSLNVKELQAACRARGMRALGVTEDRLRGQLKQWLELHLHQEIPTSLLILSRAMYLPDTLSPADQLKSTLQTLPEIVAKEAQVKVAEVEGEQVDNKAKLEATLQEEAAIQQEHREKELQRRSQAAEVEPEVVAEGAPGRLVVEPQPEVPDVTLPSEALTDSAPVLKGLKEEEITQEEIDILSDACSKLKGQKKSLTKEKEELELLKEDVQDYSEDLQEIKKELSKTGKEIYVEESKASKRLTKRVQQMIGQIDNLLTQLEADQKAGKLGVAAEGSPAGETVISVAELISAMKQIKHIPENKLISLASALDENKDGKVNIDDLVKVIELVDKEDIHISTSQVAEIVATLGKEEKVEEREKAKEKAEKEAAEVKS; encoded by the exons ATGGCGTCCATTTTACTGAGGAGTTGCCGCGGCCGGGGGCCCGCCCGCCTCCCGCCGCCCCGCGCCGCCGCTCCGAGGG GTCGTGCGGGGGATCGTGCCTGCCTCAGGTGTGCCAGCACCGCGGGGTTGACGAGCTGCAT GAAACTTCTTTTTGGCGGCTGCAGTCCCATCCACCCCGTGTACCTTTCCTTGCGAGGCGATCCCCTCGGCTGCTGGACTCTGAGGCCCAAGCACACGTGCGTGGTGGTCGCAGGGCCGAGGCTCCTTCCTGTGCGCTGCTGGCACTCGTCGCCCCCGCTGGGCGATGACTCTGTGGTGGAGAAGTCCCTCCGGTCCCTAAAGGACAAGAGCAAGAAGCTGGAAGAAGGAGGCCCCGTGTACAGCCCCCCCGCAGAGGCGGCCGTGAGAAAGCCCCTGGGGCAGCGGGTCCTGGATGAGCTGAAGCACTACTACCACGGCTTCCGCCTGCTCTGGATCGACACCAAGATCGCCGCGCGCATGCTCTGGCGCATCCTCCACGGCCACAGCCTGACCCGCCGAGAGCGCAGGCAG TTCCTCCGGATCTGTGCCGACCTCTTCCGCCTGGTGCCCTTCCTGGTCTTCGTGGTGGTGCCCTTCATGGAGTTCCTGCTTCCTGTTGCCGTAAAGCTCTTCCCCAACATGTTACCGTCCACGTTCGAGACCCAGTCCATCAAG GAAGAGAGGCTGAAGAAGGAGCTGCGGGTCAAGTTGGAGCTGGCCAAGTTTCTGCAGGACACCATCGAGGAGATGGCCCTGAAGAACAAGGCAGCCAAGGGGGACGCCACCAAAGACTTCGCCATGTTTTTCCAGAAG ATCCGAGAGACGGGTGAGAGACCCAGCAACGAGGAAATCATGCGGTTTTCCAAACTGTTTGAGGACGAGCTGACCCTGGACAACCTCACGCGCCTACAGCTGGTGGCGCTGTGCAAGCTGCTGGAGCTGCAGTCCATGGGCACCAACAACTTCCTGCGCTTCCAGCTCACCATGAGGCTGCGCTCCATCAAGGCCGACGACAAG CTGATCGCTGAGGAGGGTGTGGACAGCCTCAACGTCAAGGAGCTACAGGCGGCGTGTCGGGCGCGAGGCATGCGGGCCCTGGGCGTCACGGAAGACCGTCTGCGGGGCCAGCTGAAGCAG TGGCTGGAGCTGCACCTGCACCAGGAGATCCCGACGTCGCTGCTCATCCTGTCCCGGGCCATGTACCTTCCTGACACCCTCTCTCCCGCCGACCAGCTCAAGTCCACCCTGCAGACCCTTCCGGAGATTGTG GCAAAGGAGGCCCAGGTGAAGGTGGCCGAGGTGGAGGGCGAGCAGGTGGACAACAAGGCGAAGCTGGAGGCCACGCTGCAGGAGGAGGCGGCCATCCAGCAGGAGCATCGCGAGAAAGAGCTGCAGAGGCGGTCCCAGGCGGCG GAAGTGGAGCCTGAAGTGGTGGCAGAAGGTGCCCCTGGGAGGCTGGTGGTCGAGCCGCAGCCGGAAGTGCCTGATGTGACCCTGCCGTCCGAGGCCCTGACGGACAGCGCGCCCGTCCTAAAGGGCTTGAAG gaagaggaaataactcAGGAGGAAATTGACATACTCAGTGACGCCTGCTCGAAACTGAAGGGTCAGAAGAAATCTCTGACGAAAGAGAAGGAGGAGCTGGAGCTGCTGAAGGAGGACGTCCAGGACTACAGCGAG GACTTGCAGGAGATCAAGAAGGAACTTTCAAAGACTGGCAAAGAAATCTACGTGGAAGAGTCTAAAGCCAGCAAGAGGCTGACGAAGCGGGTACAGCAGATGATCGGGCAGATCGACAACCTGCTCACGCAGCTGGAGGCCGATCAGAAGGCTGGCAAGCTGGGCGTGGCCGCCGAGGGCTCGCCTGCAGG GGAGACCGTCATCAGCGTTGCTGAGCTCATCAGTGCCATGAAGCAAATCAAGCACATTCCCGAAAACAAGCTCATCAGCTTGGCCTCGGCCCTGGACGAAAATAAGGACGGCAAGGTCAACATCGACGACCTCGTCAAG GTGATCGAGCTGGTGGACAAAGAAGACATCCACATCTCCACCAGCCAGGTGGCTGAGATTGTGGCCacgctggggaaggaggagaaggtggaggagagggagaaggccaAGGAGAAGGCCGAGAAGGAGGCCGCAGAGGTGAAGAGTTAG